In Ananas comosus cultivar F153 linkage group 10, ASM154086v1, whole genome shotgun sequence, the sequence ttcaagctgaatttgagccgagataagctcgctcgagctcggctcatttccacccctaattATAAGGGGGGAGGGAAATTGGGCCTCTTTCTTCTTGGAAGCatggttgatatatatatgtgttcAAATAGCTTAATATGTGAGACTACTACTTGCAGGTTGTGAGAGAGTTTTTGTGATCGAGGTATTTGCACACAatcttgtaaaaaaaaaaaagaaaagtgggATGGTAAAAGAGGTTTAAAATGAGAGCTTAGAACTAGAATTGCTCTCTATAAGAAGGAAAGTTCATATAAATTCTCAATAAAAGTTTTGCCCCACCATCCCACCCAAAAAGAACATTTGGTGAGGATGACTGactgtccctaaagcaagtggcaaagggcttggtggttggtacctgagatcccttggttcaaatcctagttgattcacattttcagctaaatttatttttaaataaaataaacgaagcgggtagcgtgctatctatctctcaaaaaaaaaaaacatttggtGAGAATGGTTGATCCCCAACGGTGAGATTGTCCCATTTGTTATTTGCACAATTTTGAGAATCGTGTCGTCCCGTAATAGAGTAATAAAGAGGTAATCAGATAGACTCACATGAGGACTACCCCCACTATTTCTATACCATATCCAATTCAATCTAGGAGATGTAGCTAAGGTAATTGTtggaaaaattcaaaattttctaatatatattttatttatttatatttatatatttattattttgttgtttaGAGCCGTTTGGAATCCGAGAGTGGCGCGGACGTTACGCGCCATAGTGCGCGTCGTCAGGCGTGAAAGCGCTCGAAGGCGTACTTTCCGGAGCCGAACGTTGGAGTCCATCTCGTACTCGCCTTATACATttagcccttgtttggttgggggttaaggggtggaataaccccttaatcCCCATATTATCCTCAAACATTCtaaaaaatgggtggggttagctaaccccatctcaaataaattatcccggattagctaatcccatctaaccccaccaaactccaaccaaatattattttctattcataataacccactatctttcttatcccacctactccaaccaatcattatccttctttatcaatcattatcttcttatcctacttactccaaccaaacactatttttcattattctagactaactccaacccccaaccaaacacaaaaaaacttaaccccactttaaccctgaacttaacactatctctggaatagctactttttccttaaccccgaaccaaacggaggcttagATGTTGTCCTTCACCTTTACACAGGGGAATGAAAAGGACAAAAGAGCACACAGAGAGAGctactaattaattatattgagagttgatttaatttaatttttattcattttatttgatcattttatcgccgggtgttgaaagaagcttcgtcaacctccttcacgatcgtgctcgcaggaggaggaattccgatcgtaccttggggtgttgttcccggttaatcccgcacgtaaggacgggaatacgctttagggcagtgcctcgcacgcttccggatcaaattTTCTATTTGAATTTAGCAATTATCTGTAAGTTGTATTTATTTactttcataataaaatttaattagatttaaatcacaatcagattttcgtTGCGGTATTTGTTCTAACAGTAATTTCCATCTAAAAATAGTTAAccggaaaaaaagaaacactaaaaaatttaaagtgataaatgtagaaaaaatattactaattagATCAAAACTCTACAAAGTAGTTCAATTAGTTCTTTTTCTTAAACAAAGTTAGTAATTAAACAAACAATCGTGCTAGTAGCATATCTTACGCAACAAATTAGGTACAAAAACGTTTGGATGTGACTAGATCGCGACCATTTAATACATACTAAGTGTGCAATATTATAAGGAGGGAGAGAAATTGGGCCTCTTTCTTCTTGGAAGCATGGTTGATATATATGTGTTCAAATAGCTTAATATGTGAGACTACTACTTGCAGCCTTGCAGGTTGTGAGAGAGTTTTGTGatcttgtaaaaaaaaaaagaaaagtgggATGGTTAAAGAGGTTTAAAATGAGAGCTTAGAACTAGAATTGCTCTCTATAAAAAGGAAAGTTCATATAAATTCTCAATATAAGTTTTGCCCCACCACCCCACCCAAAAAGAACATTTGGTGAGaatgaccgaccgtccctagagcaagtggcaaaggatttggtggttggtaccctagatcctaagttcgaatactagttgattcacattttcagctaagtttatttttaaatgaaataaacgaagtaggtagcgtgctacctatctctctcttaaaaaaaaaacatttggtGAGGATGGTTGATCCCCAACGGTGAGACTGTCCCATTTGTTATTTGCACAATTTTGAGAATCGTGTCGTCCCGTAATAGAGAAATAAACAGGTAATCAGATAGACTCACATACAAATAGGATAGGATTCCCCgtttaatcaaaaaaagatAGACTCACATGAGGACTACCCCCACTATTTCTATACCATATTCCAATTCAATCTAGGAGATGTAGCTATGGTAATTTCCATCTAACAATAGTTAACCGGTTCAGAATTATATTAGTGACATTTTAAGCATTTGAAgatctaaaaataattaactagATCAGAATCATATTAGTGTGATTGTAAACATCAGAATTATATTAGTGACATttcttgaaaaagaaaaggaaagaaaaatgtTATTCCCGCAACGTAGGTGGGAGAttgtttaaatttataaaattatttaattatacgTTATCTTTGATATTACCATATTATACAATTTTCCTCTTTATACAACTACACTAAACAAAAGCTTGACCCACTCGGCTTGCTTACCTAATCTAATAAAATTGTTTACTTACCGATTGTCTCTGGCGCAAATGGCAAAAAACTTAGTAGTTGGTATATATCTAGGGTTTCGAGtttgaaatgaaataaacaaaatggatagcatgctacttatttctcaaaaaaaaaaaaattgtttacttCATATAATACCAGTTTTACCGGCATATAttagaattctttttttttttaaccctaacaatatatatataatagagcagggctgctgtgctctcaggagcacggaggcctccgtgctcctgagccgttttcgatgatgaaattttcgaatcgacgatcggctctgttagacttgatctagggtatttgaagtttctagaaaataatttttgtaattttttgatatcatttatctactgatcgaaaggattcaaaattaataatttttaattgttgatatctgccgttttcaagtttaacggtgcagaagtattcaaatcagatgaaattttgatacaaaattttttatactatctacaacaagatcaatatttctgatcgaaaaatttagtgctatatcactactttttatagaatttttattttcagctgttaaaaattattgatttttaattctttcgattgctaggtaaatgatatcgaaaaatcgtaaaaattatttctagaaacttcaaatacgctagatcaagtctaacagagctgatcgtcgatttgaaaattccatcataaaaaacggctcaggagcacggaggcctccggcTCCTGAAatcacagcagtcctgctctctctctctctctctctctagtatatatatatatatatatatatatatatatatatattacgttCTTCCCTCTCTGTGGGATTGTGGGATCGAAGAATTATTAAAATCTCTAAATTAGCTAGATTATGATGGGACAGGCACGATGTTGGGAATGTCGAATTCCTAGCATTCGTGCCGTATGGAAAGGGAGTATAGTTGGTCTTTCACATTcgataaaatatgaaaaaaatttatattttaatttttaaatttgttgaaaaatatgatataaaaaaaaagtttgctaattatttagatatacgatttataaaaaattatacgtttatcaattaaaaatttgaaataaaaaattctgctattgaactaaatttttttttctagatttatTCTAGtagtataattaattataaatttttaaaaatataaaaatagaaaactataaaataaaatagattaagtaaaaatagaaataataaaatttattgtcgTCTCCGTCATCTTTTTTATGATTCacatattttgtaattttataaaatttttgaataattcaTATATAGTTCAGCAATAGTTCAcgaataatgaaaaaaaaaaaaatccaaagattctgtatatattttttgaccAAATAATTCGGCATACTCAAATTATTCACAGATAATAAatctaatctaaaattttatattttattttaatttttttagaaataaatcgccgttatattcaaaattttaatacttgGCAAGTAATTGGCAAGTCAACGGGCAATGGATTAGATCGGAGGACGCCACGGAGGATCTGCTGAAAATGATAATCACTAGCCATCCCATTCTTTCATTCCTTCCGGGAGTGGGCGGCCGGACCACTCCAACGGTCGCTTATGCCCACGCGTTTTGGCGTCACTCCCCACCATTTCCGCTAACACTCTTATTCATAAATGACGAGCCCTACACGAAAGCAGCGATCGAGCTTATCATCGACACCCCTAACCCCAACCGTAACCCCGGAGCGTAATGgagagcggaggaggaggaggatgtggAGGGGCGAAGCGGTGGGGGTTCCGGCCCAACGCCGCGGCGGCGAGCGCGGCGACGTGGAGCGTTCGgtaaataatacgaaacaatcGTTTATATCTAAAACCTTACAAAACTGCCGGAGAATGGTGTTTTAAGTAGCTATATTCAACAGCGGGACCCTCAACAAGATCCGCGCCGCCGTCCCCGCCGGCGACGCGCGCGTGGCGATCCCCCTCGGCAACGGCGACCCCTCGCTCTTCGCCAGCTTCCGCACCCCAGCCGCTGCCGAGGACGCCGTCGTCGCCGCAGTTCGCTCTGCCCAGTTCAACTGCTACGCCCCAGCCGTCGGCATTCCCTCCGCGAGAAGGTGAATCCCTCTCGCTCCTTTGTTCTGGGTGTAATGCTAACAGTTTGATAAAATGCACGGTAAACTTTAATCAGCCTCTACTGTATGGTTTCACGGATTTTCTTAGTTATtactcgaaattgataatcgattTCAGTTCGGAATTTCGACTCGCTAACAGTTTCGCGGTgcgaataaattaaaaaataaaattatgattaaaataaaattaaaaattaaaaaattaaattcaaatataaagtcacaaatttgaatttaaaaagtttatattgaatgtgaatttacaaataaaattcggAGTGTGATCATGATTTTAATCCAAATTTAATGtgtaatttaactttaaaaataaattcaaagattaaagttacgaccaaatatatatattctcttagctaagcttttaatttttggtGAATTCCGTATTTTTTGAgccgaagtcaaaaaaaaaaaaagattttattataatatttttattagccTATTTTTGTaaagtaatttttatattcacttttgCTAACCAAACAACCGATAagaaatcactttttaaaaatataatttttaatattttattttcgacCAACCAAACATGCATTCGTTGTAAGTAAAAAGCAGAAGTGAGACCTCACATGCGTTTAGACTATTGCTATATATAGCGTGTAATAAATGATTCTATGTTCATTGTGCTTTTTAGGTGGCATTCTTGTTAGTGAAATAACTAAGTTTTGTGAATAAGTTTCTATTACACCTTTTGTAGCCAGATTATTGGGTGCAGTGGTGATGGATTTGACTAACCAAGTTGACCTTTTGACTGTTTGTTACATATATGGAAAAACTACTGTTCcttctatatatattgtttcttctttttctttttctgaaatttttatCTCTATTGTCGAGAGCGGAGCTATGCAGGGACTGATGGGGGCCATGGCCCctccaaatttttataatttacataatagtcttatataatataaaaaaattttaaaaaatatttttatttaattttaaaagtatgatgagtaacttattttttaaaaaagtttttggcGCTAATATAGTACTCCCTCAACttcgagtttttttttaatttttttatttagcactttcataacttctaattattttagataattttttatttaattaaattaaagattataTAAAAGTTAATAGTTATGTCAACTAATAATTNtgtgtaaaataatataaaaaaataattagaagttaagtaagtataaataaaaaaagggaaacgcctttttacactaattatttagtcaatatattttttcatcaaaaatttgatcagataaattttatttatttgttaaaattttaatttgtatatattttggcTCCCCTCGTAGCGGAGTGCTAGCTTCGTCCTGAGAATTAAAATAGACTATTGTAGCTTTAAAGATTCCAATTAATTTAACAAGTTTCTCATTATGGTATCTGAGttttgtaatttcaaattttttaaaaaaattcttttgataTATCATGCGGATTAGCTAGTGAAAAGTGAAAGCAGTTTCTTTGATCACCTATATATGTTTACTTTGTTGATCGAAACACAGTGCTATTGCCGAATACCTCTCTCGCGATCTTCCTTACAAGCTTTCTTCTGACGATATATTTGTAACCGGAGGATGCACTCAGGCCGTTGACGCCGTATTCTCAATTCTTGCCCGTCCCGGAGTGAATATCTTGCTTCCGATGCCTGGATTTCCTTTGTACGAGGCACGATCTGTCTTCAGTGGTATCGATGTTCGTTATTTCGACCTTATCCCGGAGAAAGGGTGGGAGATTGATCTCGAAGCCGTGGAAGCCCTTGCGGATGAGAATACGGCCGCGATGGTCATTATTAACCCCAATAACCCTTGTGGAAATGTGTTCACTTACCAGCACTTGGCTAAGGTTAATTAGATGTTCACGCATTGTTAATGTTAGTCTCTTTCCATTTGTTCCCGTTATCTCGCACAAGTTAATTGTTGGTGTGTTGTTCAACTATTGATCAGGTTGCTGAGACCGCGAGTAAGCTTGGCATTATGGTTATTGCTGATGAGGTATATGATCATTTGGTCTTTGGAAGTAATCCTTTTGTGCCAATGGGAGTTTTCGGAGAGACGGTTCCGGTCGTCACCTTGGGTTCTATATCTAAAAGATGGGTGGTGCCCGGTTGGCGACTTGGTTGGGTCGCAATATGCGATCCTAAGGGCATTCTAAGAGAAACTAAGGTCATTCTCCTGATCCTAACTTTGGCAATTAATGTTGCTCTTAATTTACCTCCATTTTTTCAAGGCCTTTCTAATCAGATAAATAATTTTGGATAGGCAACATTTTGTTCATACAGGCAAAATAATTCTTCGAAATTAAAGATGTTCTTTTAGTAAAGTTTCACTTAAATACATGTTGATTGGAATAAGTTATTTTCTGTGGATGTtcttttattaaagtttcatttaaatttgtgaatttttgatATCACCTGGTCTTCATGTAGATGATGATAccaaaatttgtgatttttttgtaaatttgaaTGCCCTACAAAAATTTGAATGCCCTAGAGTCAGTTTTGAGGCTGGATTGATCAACAAGTaacttggtgcttctaaaagcgtCCTTgctactctctctttctctcttcataCATGCACGTAGATATGAATGAAACAGGCCATATCTATTTATGAAATGTTTTCTTACATTTGTACCAGGAGCTACTTAATTATCAATTGTAAAAATGACAAAAACCATATGGGAATTTTGTGCTGAACTCTGGCCAAATAACAAACAAGAAAGATAACAGCCTTTTGAGTAAACCCAAAGACTTGTTTGGTGGGAAAAATTGTTACCTTATTAAGTTTGCTACAGAGAGTAACAGACTATACATGTCCCCAAAAGTGAAAATGTGCTTTACCTACACCTTCTACATGTTATTTGGTTTTTATTTGCCGATATATCATGGTGATGTTCTACAAATTCCTTATTCTGTACAGCGGCTGAACAAATTACATATTATTTAGTAGTTATGCTTTATGCTATTCAtcgaaataacaaaaaaatatatatatatgaagaattCTTCCCTTCAGGTTGTGGATTCTATAGCAAGCTATCTTAACATTTCAACAGATCCTGCGACTTTCATTCAGGTAAATGATGATATCTACGTCCTTAAAGATGCTTTGTCAATGATGGCATGATGCTgaaaacaattttctttttcaatactTCATTTTGTAAAGAATCGCAAATTTGATCTATATCTCTGTTGCGGCTGTTTTCCAGGGAGCAATTCCTCATATCCTCGAGAATACGAAGGAAGatttctttaataaaattattgctCTCTTAAGGGAGACAGCAGATATATGCTACAATGCAATAAAGGAGATCGAATGTATTACTTGTCCTCACAAGCCAGAGGGTTCTATGTTTGTTATGGTAAGGAAAAATCTGAACAATATAGTACTGTAAAAGTTATTTTCAAGCTGATATCATGTAATGCAGGTGAAGCTGAATATATCTTGTTTGGAGCATATACATGATGATGTTGACTTCTGCAAAAAACTGGCCGAAGAAGAGTCGGTGATAATCCTGCCAGGTGATTGAATTGATAGTTTTAATCAAGTCATTGTTTAGAATCAGGTGTCTTCAGTGAATGCTCAGTTTATGATGAGtcatttttttaacttctttcaTTTTCATTCCTTTGGTTAAACTAGGAGCATTTTATGTTCCAGGTTAAAATCTACATCTCAATTCTTCGAATAATTATATGGTTGTGTTAGCTCTCAGGAATCATGTAAAGCTACGGTTAAATAGGCATTATCCATATTACTTTCTACGTTCTGTTAAGATACTAGTTATTCCTTAAGTGTGATTCATTTCCTTCAACTGAGAGAGAAgaacttgaatttttttttgagagaaaggtagcatgctacccgctttgtttatttcttttaaaaataaacttagctggaaatgtgaatcaactaggatttgaacttgggacctcgagtaccaaccaccaagctcttttgccacttgcgctagggatggtcggtaagAACTTGAATTTTTATTCTTGCAAAATTTGCGTGCTTTTATTCGTAAATATTTCTTGACGGCATTAACAATCAGAATGAGACATTTATTCAGGACTCATCTTGGTGAAAAAGAGTAATACGAGTTAAATATGTATTAGCGAAACATTGGGAAATTCAACTGGTGCATTTAAACAAAAGCTCATTGGTAGAAAATCGTTATTCATGTTTAAGTAATGACTCGATGGAAGCTGTCTTTTAGTATACAAGTTAACATGAATGCAGATTATTTGCTGTGTAGCAATTTTGTTGAACTCCACTCTCCGTGCTCAAATTGTTATTTGAATTTTCCCTTGTTTGCCATAAATTTGTTACTTCTTGTGTAAAGATATTTGTACCACAGTTAACTTCTTGCGGAGAAATTAGTGGTGGGTGCATATTTTGCGCAGGAAGTGCATTGGGAATGAAGAATTGGCTTCGCATCACTTTCGCCATTGATCCATCTTCTCTTGTAGATGGTCTTGGCAGGCTTAAATCCTTCTGCCGGAGGAATGCAAAGCTGAGGAATTGAGTGAATAACTTGTTCAATAAGAGCTAATAAAGAGGTGATCTGCAGCTTCCCGTTGggtctctctatctctctctcttagaaTTTGTTGTTGTGTCTTGTCATTTGGAGTTGCTATGTACAATGAACTAATAAAGAGGTGATCTGCAATTTCCAGTTGagtctctctatctctctcttagAATTTGTTGTTGTTTATTGTAATTTGGAGTTGTTATGTACAACGAACTAATTTGTGGCATTTAGCAGTGTACTCCGGATATTAGCCTTGCTTCAAAATCacaattatattcaaattttaattttgtttccgTGCAGACTGAGAGCCAACAAAgatttgataataaattaattatcgGTGATAGAGCACTTGACATGCGTGACAttctaatagtcccacatcggatggaaatggtATTTTAATTGAATATATAACAGATCAtgaacactagtaataataactgagcttattGTTTGGACCCAATGAGTTTAtaattgctagtgggctgggtcgttacatttggtatcaaaccaataaccagccgaaagtgtgagctGAGTCTCAGCTGAGTCAAGATCCGAATGACAGGTTAAGCCAAGGTCAGAATGACATGATGACAAATTAAGCTAGGGTCTGAATaataaggctagcgagacaagttgCTTGGTTATCTTAGGCTAAGTCTAGCAAGACAAATCAAGACAAGTCGCCTAGTTATTTTGGGCTTTGTGTTTGACATCAGAGCCTACAAGGGAGGTGGTTTTCTTGGACTTTGTGTCTGACATCAGAGCCTAAACAGGAGGTGGTTATCTTGGGCTAAGGCTAGCTAGACAAGTCACTTGGTTATCTTGGGCTTTGTGTGTGACATCAGAGCCTAAACAGGAGGTGGTTATCTTGAGCTTTGTGTCTAGTAGTTATCTTGGgctaaggctagcgagacaagttgCCTGGTTATCTTGGGCTCTTTGTGTGACATCAGAGCCTAAACAATTAGAGCCTAAAGGTTATCTTGGactaaggctagcgagacaagtcgcTTGGTTATCTTGGGCTCTGTGTGTGACATCAGAGCCTAAACAAGAGGAGATGCTTAGAATTGTCACAATATCAAATTTTTGGCAACCgtcattgggtatataagagaactttattctaataataataactgaatttaagCATTTTGACACAGTGGTTTGGTctcaacgaattattattgctagctggTCGGGTCGTTATATTTCGTTGTCATTGAACATATAAGAGAACTctatcctaataataataatagctaggcttaaacattttgaccgagtggtttgggcccaacaaattattattgttagcaggccgggtcgttacatttggtaccAAAGATagttcaccagccggaagtgtgagatgagtcttgactGAGTCACGGTCGGAATGACAGACTAACCCAGAGTTAGTGATTGACAGGCTAAGTCATGGTCGGAATGCAAAGGCTAATAGAGTTgtcattgggtatataagaaaactccaccctaataataataattagatttaagcattttgggtcagtggtttggacccaacgaattattattgctagcgggtcggatcaTTCACTATTTTGGATGGcgatgagttattattgctagcgggtcgaatCATTCACTATTTTGGATGGTGTCAACTCTTGGATAGATCAAACTGTTAactagggtaaacttcaaataccacccttgtggtttcgcactttctcactttaataccctgtggtttaaagagTATCAATTTTgtgccctgtggttttatttctctcttttcgtcagattctttgttaatatttctttaaattatatacaaacaacttcagatacccacctTGGTTTATCGAAtactcactttagtaccatttagttttaactttgtcactgatttaaggaaaaaaaaattagtggaacttataataaaaagagaaaaatgaaaccacatgacactaaattaatacactttaaaccataaggtactaaagtgagaaagtgcgaaaccacaggggtggtatttgaagtttttcctattaactataattgaaaaaatatgttatatatgacaAAACTAAGGCATATTTCAGGAACAATTTTGCTTTTCATGGATAGGGTTTCTTACGGTTTATGTGTttgagtgggctggtatgcttatggaagcacggagccctctgtgcttccaagttgttttcaatattcggactttcgaatcgatgatcggctccgttagagctGATCTAGGTATTTGAAGTacccagaaaataaattttgtgatttttcgatatcatttgcctagtgattgaaggggttcaaaatcaataattttaatagccgtgGTGAGctggttgcaagtttaacggtgtagaaatatccaaatcacatgaaattttgataaaaaattctttataccatataaaacaagatcaataactttgatctaaaattttaatgtcatatcatcatattttgtaagatttttattttaagccgttgattttgagtgacttcgatcactaggccaataatatcgaaaaatcgcaaaatttattttctagatacttcaaatactctagatcaattctaatggagccgatcgtcgattcgaaagtccgaacatcgaaaacaaagtggaaacATGGAGCCCTTCGTACTTCCATAAGCATTCTAGCCACACTCTGTGTTTTAACTCTTTCGCATTTGTGGACATAACTTTGTTCTGCAGCAATCCTGGTTTTTGGCTAATCCTGGCTTTTGGCTTTCGACAATCATGTGATACTAGATTATTCTGTCAATTCTTCTAAATCTTACTTGTTCCCTCATATATTAGTAACTCCAAAAGCATCATCCATCCTTTTCTAAGGATATGAATATTCCTCTcgcactatttatatatatacatagagagaaagaaaaagagtccTGCTACTATACTCTTCTGAGTAAGatcgtcttcgtactcataagttgttttcgataatagaggcTTCCAAATTGATCATCCATacagttaaatatgatttaaagcatttgaaacttctagaaaccaaattttattttttttcggcAGTATTTACCTTGcgatcaaaatatctcaaaattgacaatttttaacagtgGTGTGGGATGCTTATTAGTTTAACAGTGTCAAAGAATTGgaattgtttgaatttttaatagaaaattctattcacgatctagataaagattaataactctcattttaaattaaaaaaatccaaTCCTCTAATTTTAGGAGTTGgtttgattttgaccattcatttcaTGCCTGCTGGATGGACTtcgttataattttaaaaaattacaagattTGTTTTCTTAAAGTTTCAAtgctctagattatatttaatggtatggattgTCAATTCAAAAgctttattatcgaaaataacttatgagtatgaaggccTCCGTATTCGACTATAGTAGTCTCTCTCACTNctctctctctctctctctctctctctctctctctctctctctctctctctctctctatatatatatatatgcattagtctaatactagttaagggaccccgcgcgatgctgcgggaaattattataattattaatattatttttttctactatgtattaatatttttaaatattatttatctcagtattgaataattaaaaattaaagaataaattaaaaatgaaattaaagaatatttctttctaaaaatatttaaacctaataagtaaaatgaaaaaatcagtttaaaataaaacagaaGCTCATTACagtattaagaaagataaataatatttttctattatcatcaaggtagaatttacaaaaaaaaattaaaaatattaagtgGAGTGAAAGTACTATCTTTGGTATTCTTAGCAGCAACGTTTTCATTGTGCCctcattaatttttatcattatacatacaactaataaagtatttgattcctaaattttaattaattaaattagtgaAGAAATTAATCAGTAGGTAATAAtcagaagcaaaaaaaataagacTAAGCAAAAGGCCttcgaaatcaaaatatataaaaagatttaactatcaaatattatattattatataaattaatttttaaaaaattgtttggaaactaaaatg encodes:
- the LOC109716103 gene encoding nicotianamine aminotransferase A-like, which translates into the protein MESGGGGGCGGAKRWGFRPNAAAASAATWSVRGTLNKIRAAVPAGDARVAIPLGNGDPSLFASFRTPAAAEDAVVAAVRSAQFNCYAPAVGIPSARSAIAEYLSRDLPYKLSSDDIFVTGGCTQAVDAVFSILARPGVNILLPMPGFPLYEARSVFSGIDVRYFDLIPEKGWEIDLEAVEALADENTAAMVIINPNNPCGNVFTYQHLAKVAETASKLGIMVIADEVYDHLVFGSNPFVPMGVFGETVPVVTLGSISKRWVVPGWRLGWVAICDPKGILRETKVVDSIASYLNISTDPATFIQGAIPHILENTKEDFFNKIIALLRETADICYNAIKEIECITCPHKPEGSMFVMVKLNISCLEHIHDDVDFCKKLAEEESVIILPGSALGMKNWLRITFAIDPSSLVDGLGRLKSFCRRNAKLRN